A stretch of DNA from Paracoccus methylovorus:
AACAGCTTGATCGCCTTGAGGTTCTGGTAGAGCGGTTTCGAAAAGCGAATGATCGGCCCTTCCATGTCGCGGATCTCTTGCGCGCTTTGCGGCTGCAGGCCGGCAAGGCGGTTCTGTGCCACGGCGATCACGTCCTCGACCATCACGCCGAACACCCGTCGCAACGCTTCGTGCCGTCGCCGCATCGGCTCAAGGCCGGGATGCAGAGTATCCACCACCTCCAGGGCTTCACCGACCACGGGCAGTTGCGCCAGATCCTCTTCGCTGAAAAGCCCTGCGCGCAGCCCGTCATGCAGGTCATGGTGATTATAGGCCACATCATCGGCCACGGCCGCGACCTGTGCCTCGGCGCTGGCATTGCTGTGAAGCTCCAGATCCCATTCCGCATTCACCTCGGCCAGCGCATAGGGCAGGGGTCCGGTGACCGGGCCGTTGTGCTTGGCAATGCCTTCCAGGCTCTCCCATGTCAGGTTCAGCCCGTCGAAATCGGCATAATGGCGCTCCAGTTTTGTCACGATGCGTAGCGCCTGCGCATTGTGATCGAACCCGCCATAGGGCGCCATCAAGGCGGCCAGCGCATCCTCGCCGGTATGGCCAAACGGCGGATGCCCCAGATCATGCGCCAGCGCCACCGTCTCGGCCAGGTCGGTGTTCAACCCCAACGCGCCAGCGATGGTGCGGGCGACCTGCGCCACTTCGATCGTATGGGTCAGGCGGGTGCGGTAATAATCGCCCTCATGCTCGACAAAGACCTGGGTCTTGTGCTTGAGCCGGCGAAAGGCGCTGGAATGGATGATCCGGTCGCGGTCCCGCTGCCACGGGCTGCGAAAGGTGGACATGCGCTCGGGCCAGCGGCGGCCGCGGCTTTCTTCGGGCTGGCAGGCATAGGGTGCCGTCATCTTGTCCTGCGTTCCTTGCGGGTTTGTCGGGTGAACCCTATATTCCAGACCGGATGACGGAAACGGGAACGCGCCATGAACACAGGTCTGAACCTGCCCCCTAGGGTGACCGAACGCGCCTTTGCGCGCCTGGCCGAGATCAACGGCGCAGGCCCTGCACGCCCGCTGCGCATCGCGGTCGCCGGCGGCGGTTGTTCGGGGTTCCAATATGATATCCGATTGGACGACGCGGCCGAGGACGATCTGGTACTCAGCGCAGACGGCCAAAGCGTCGTGGTCGATCCGGTCTCGCTGCCTTTTCTTGCCGGTGCCACTATCGACTTCGCCGACGAATTGATCGGCGCGCGCTTCACCATCGAAAACCCCAATGCCAGCTCGTCCTGCGGCTGCGGCACGTCCTTTTCCATCTGATCTGGCTTTTCGATCTGATCTGGCCTCGGCGCACCGGGCCGGCTAGTGTCGCGCATATGAAGCTCGCGACATTCAACATCAACGGCATCCGCGCCCGGATCGAAACCCTCACCAACTGGCTTGCGGAAGCGCAGCCCGACGTCGTGGTCCTGCAAGAGATCAAGGCCCAGGATCAGGGCTTTCCTTTCGATCCGATTGCGGATCTGGGCTACAATATCGAAACCCACGGGCAAAAGGGTTTCAACGGCGTCGCCATCCTGTCGCGCTACCCGCTTGAGGATGTCACCCGCGGCCTGCCGGGCGATGAGACGGACGAACAGGCCCGCTATATCGAGGCGACGGTCGTCAGCCACCGCGCGGTGCGCATCGCCGGCCTCTATCTGCCGAACGGCAACCCGCAGCCGGGACCGAAGTTCGACTACAAA
This window harbors:
- a CDS encoding deoxyguanosinetriphosphate triphosphohydrolase — translated: MTAPYACQPEESRGRRWPERMSTFRSPWQRDRDRIIHSSAFRRLKHKTQVFVEHEGDYYRTRLTHTIEVAQVARTIAGALGLNTDLAETVALAHDLGHPPFGHTGEDALAALMAPYGGFDHNAQALRIVTKLERHYADFDGLNLTWESLEGIAKHNGPVTGPLPYALAEVNAEWDLELHSNASAEAQVAAVADDVAYNHHDLHDGLRAGLFSEEDLAQLPVVGEALEVVDTLHPGLEPMRRRHEALRRVFGVMVEDVIAVAQNRLAGLQPQSAQEIRDMEGPIIRFSKPLYQNLKAIKLFLFQRMYRAPSVVVERQRVTEMLNGLFPLFLEDPSKMPETWFGAAEAAGDETGRARVVLDYVAGMTDRFAIQEAQRLLG
- a CDS encoding HesB/IscA family protein; the encoded protein is MNTGLNLPPRVTERAFARLAEINGAGPARPLRIAVAGGGCSGFQYDIRLDDAAEDDLVLSADGQSVVVDPVSLPFLAGATIDFADELIGARFTIENPNASSSCGCGTSFSI